Proteins found in one Acipenser ruthenus chromosome 18, fAciRut3.2 maternal haplotype, whole genome shotgun sequence genomic segment:
- the LOC117968845 gene encoding zona pellucida sperm-binding protein 3-like isoform X1, which translates to MGTRSGQTALLRTLILLVQLHGGFGWSWSDQPVYNPVLITAPRAVFQAKPTPLAVQKADLSLLDLVTLDCRKDAMVVTVNRVLFGIGYLVNSADLSVGSTGCSATSSDSVANTVLISIQLQDCGSTFQVFPDFQSYTNHLYYKPASVGIITRVNMADILLECRYPRRWHVSSSPIKPT; encoded by the exons ATGGGGACGCGCAGTGGTCAGACAGCGCTTTTGCGCACTTTGATTTTACTTGTGCAGCTCCACGGCGGTTTCGGATGGAGCTGGTCGGATCAGCCGGTTTATAACCCAGTGCTGATTACCGCGCCGAGAGCGGTATTTCAGGCGAAGCCCACCCCACTCGCCGTGCAGAAAGCTGACCTGTCGCTGTTGGATTTGGTCACCCTGGACTGCAGGAAAGACGCCATGGTCGTGACGGTGAACCGGGTCTTGTTTGGGATCGGTTACCTGGTGAACAGCGCCGACTTGAGCGTGGGGTCCACGGGTTGCTCGGCCACCTCCTCCGACAGCGTCGCCAACACGGTTTTGATCAGCATCCAGCTCCAGGACTGCGGCAGCACTTTCCAG GTATTCCCAGACTTCCAGAGCTACACAAACCATCTCTATTACAAGCCTGCCAGCGTTGGCATCATCACCAGGGTTAATATGGCTGATATTCTCCTCGAATGCCGATACCCGAG aagGTGGCATGTCAGCAGCAGCCCCATAAAACCAACCTAG
- the LOC117968845 gene encoding zona pellucida sperm-binding protein 3-like isoform X2, translating to MNDNWSGPRVSNVIYLGDILHVESSVAVDNHVPLRLYVDSCIATLSDNKDSEPRYAIVDKLGCLMDSKSPDSSSSFTRPALNKLRFDITAFKFQGDSRSMIYMTCTLRAVNADKPADAANKACSYQKQTYR from the exons ATGAATG ATAACTGGAGTGGTCCCAGAGTCTCCAATGTCATCTACCTGGGTGACATCCTTCACGTTGAGTCTTCTGTTGCTGTCGACAACCACGTGCCGCTGCGGCTCTACGTTGACAGCTGCATTGCAACCCTGAGCGACAACAAGGACTCTGAGCCCAGATACGCCATCGTGGACAAGCTTGG CTGCCTGATGGATAGCAAGTCTCCAGACTCCTCCTCTTCATTCACCAGACCTGCTCTGAACAAGCTGCGCTTTGACATCACTGCGTTCAAGTTCCAGGGGGATTCCAGGAGCATG ATCTACATGACTTGCACACTGAGAGCAGTCAATGCTGACAAGCCAGCTGATGCAGCCAACAAGGCCTGCTCCTACCAGAAGCAAACCTACAGGTAA